The nucleotide sequence TGGCGGCGCTGTCGGTCGGATCGGCGGTGTACATCAGCGTCTTCGTGGCGCTGATGGGCGTGATCCAGGCCCAGCTGCCGGTGTGGGCGGAGCTGCGCGGCGCCGGCCGCCAGGCGGAGGTCGGCCGCTCGGTGCGGCAGGCGCTGTACCTGGCCGCGGTCGCCATGGCGCTGGGGGTACTGGCGCTGACCTCACCGGCCGCGCTGCTGCGGGTGGTGGAGGTGCCGCCGGCGCTCCAGGGCGAGGTCCGGCGCTACCTGGCGATCCTGGCCGCCGCGCTGCCGCCGGCCCTGCTGTTCCGCATGTACTCCACCCTGAACCAGAGCCTGGGCAAGCCGCTGCTGGTGACCTGGCTGCAGATCGGCTCGCTGGGCGTGAAGGTGCCGCTGTCGGTCTGGCTGGTGTTCGGCGGCCTGGGCCTGCCGCCGCTGGGGCTGGCCGGCTGCGCCTGGGCCACGCTGGTGGTCAACTACCTGATGCTGGCCCTGGCCGTGTGGATGCTGCGGCACCAGCCCATGTACCGGCCCTACCGCATCTGGCAGCCGGTCGAGCGGCCGGACTGGCGCGCCATCCGCGGCTTCGCGCGCCTGGGCATCCCCACGGGGCTGGCCATCATGGTGGAGGTGACCTCGTTCACGCTGATGGCCTTGTTCATCGCCCGCATGGGCACGGTGGCTTCGGCCAGCCACCAGATCGCGGCCAGCCTGACGGCCCTGCTGTACATGATGCCCTTGTCCCTGGGCATCGCCGCCAGCGCGCGGGTGAGCTTCTGGCTGGGCGCCGGCGAGGCCCGGCGGGCGCGCCAGGCGCTGCGCCTGGGCTTCGGGCTGGCCCTGGGCCTGGCGGCGCTCAGCGCCACCGCCGTGGCGCTGGCGCAGCAGCCCCTGGCCCGCCTGTACGCCGGCCCCAACCCGCCGGTGGTGGCGCTGGCCGCCGGCCTGCTGCTGTGGGTGGCGGCCTACCACGCGGCCGACGCGGTGCAGGCAGTGAGCGTGTTCATCCTGCGCAGCTACGGCGTGGCCGTGTCGCCGCTGGTGGTGTACTGCCTGCTGCTGTGGGGCGTGGGCCTGGGCGGCGGCTACCTGCTGGCCTACCGCGGCCTGGGCCCGCTGCGGCCCTGGGCCTCGCCGGCGGCGTTCTGGGCGGCGGGCGCCACGGCCCTGGCCCTCACCGCGCTGGCCTTTACCGGCCTGCTGTGGCGGGCCGTGCGGTCTCGGCCGGGGGCCTGACCGCCGGGCGCAGGCGGCTGGCGGGCAGCTGGATGGCGAAGGTCGAGCCGGCGCCCGGCGCGCTGGCTATGCGCAGCTCGCCGCCGTGGCGCTGCACCACGTGCTTGACGATGGCCAGCCCCAGGCCGGTGCCGCCGGTCTCGCGCGAGCGGCTGCGGTCCACCCGGTAGAAGCGCTCCGTGAGCCGCGGGATGTGCTCGGGCGCGACGCCAGGGCCGGTGTCGCGCACCGCGAACTCGGCGCCGCCGTCCGCCAGCAGGCGCCACTGCACGTGGATGGCGCCGCCGGCGGGCGTGTAGCGCACGGCATTGCTCACCAGGTTGGACATGGCGCTGAGCAGCTCGGCCTGCGCACCCGCCACCTCCACCTCGGGCGCCGGGTCGAAGCGCAGCTCGTGCGACTTGCCCAGGACCTGGGCCAGCGCCCGCCCCTCCTGCTCGCACTGCGCCGTCAGTGCACCCACGGGCGTCCACTCGCCGGCGCCCGGCGCCGGACTGCCTTCCAGCCGCGACAGCGTCAGCAGGTCGTTCACCAGGGTCTGCATGCGGGCCCCCTGCTGCCCCATCAGGCCGAGGTAGCGGGTCCTGTCGGCCTGCTCCAGCGGCAGGGTCTGCAGCGTCTCGATGAAGCCGGTCAGCACCGTCAACGGCGTGCGGATCTCGTGCGAGACATTGGCCACGAAGTCGCGCCGCATGGCCTCGGCCTGCTCCACCGCGGTGACGTCGCGGGACAGCAGCAGCTTGCGGCCCTGCCCGTAGGGATGCAGCTGCACCGACACCCGGGCCGGGCGCCCCGCCGTGCCGCTGCGCGCCGGGATCACGATCTCGTGCCGGTAGTCGCCGCCGGCGTAATAGGCGACGAACGAGGGCTCGCGCACCAGGTTGCCCACCAGCTGCATCAGGTCGCGCTGGGCGTCGATGCCGAAATGGCTGGCGGCGGTCTGGTTGCACCATTCGATGCGCCCCGCCGCGTCGAGCAGCACCACGCCGTTGGGGGAGGCCTGGATCGCCGCCAGGATGTCCTGCAAACGCTGCTGCGCGTCCTGGGCCTGCTGCTCGCGCGAGCGCAGCGCGCGGCGCGCGCGGTCGGCGACCTCGCCCCACAGGCCGTGCAGGGTGGGCGCCTGCCCGGCGTCGAGATGTCGCAGCCAGCGCAGCACGCGCTCGCCGCGCGCCAGGTCGAGGACGAGCCAGGCCAGGCCGCCGGCGGCGACGCCGGCCGCGGCGCCGCCAGCGCGCGCCAGCCACCAGCCCAGCACGCCAGCCGCCAGCTGGCACAGCAGGAAGCTCGTGAGGCGCCAGGCCATGGCCGGTGTGCGGGACGGCTGCGTCAGGCGGCGCGCGAGGCCTGCTGCGGCTGCGCCGTCAGCCGGTAGCCCGCGCCGCGCACCGTCTCGACCATGGCGCCCGCCGCGCCCAGCGCCTCGCGCAGCCGCTTGACGTGCACGTCCACCGTGCGCTCCTCGATGAACACGTGGTCGCCCCAGACCTTGTCCAGCAGCTGCGCGCGGCTGTGCACCCGCTCGGGATGCTTCATCAGGTGGCCCAGCAGCTTGAACTCGGTGGGACCGACCTTGAGCGGCTGCCCCTGCCAGTGCACGCGGTGCGTGGCGACGTCCAGCGACAGCGCGCCGACGGTGACGGTCTCGCTGGCCTGCTCGGGCGCGCGCCGGCGCAGCACCGCGCGGATGCGGGCCAGCAGCTCCTGGGTGGAGAACGGCTTGGTGATGTAGTCGTCGGCCCCGGCATCCAGCCCCGCCACCCTGTCGGGCTCGTCGCCGCGGGCGGTGAGCATCAGGATGGGGACGGCCTTGGTGCGGGCATCGCCGCGCCACTTGCGCGCCAGGGCCAGGCCGCTCTGGCCCGGCAGCATCCAGTCCAGCAAGATGGCGTCCGGCAGCGCGGCGTCCATCTCGCGCTGGGCGGCCGCGCCGTCCTCGGCCCAGACCGGCTGGAAGCCGTTGTGCCGCAGGTTGACCGCGATCAGCTCGGCGATGGCCGGCTCGTCCTCGACGATGAGCACGCGCGGCTGGTTCTTCATGGCCGGGCCCTGCAGCTCACTTGATCGCGGACTCGATCTGCGCCAGCGAGGTGTGCCGCACGTCGGCCCCCTTGACGACGTAGATGATCAGCTCGGCGATGTTCTTGGCGTGGTCGCCGATGCGCTCGATGGCCTTGGCCAGGAACAGCAGGTCCAGGCTGGCCGAGATGGTGCGCGGGTCCTCCATCATGTAGGTGATGAGCTTTCGCACGAAGCCGTCGAACTCCCGGTCGATGGCATCGTCCTCCTTGAGGATGGCCACCGCCGTGGTGACGTCCAGCCGGGCGAACGCGTCCAGCGCCTTGCGCAGCAGCGCCGAGGCCATGTCCGCCGCCACGCGCAGCTCCGACGACGGCAGGGCGCGGGCCGAGCCGCTAGCGATGATGGACTTGACCATGCGGGCGATCTTGGTGGTCTCGTCCCCCACGCGCTCCAGGTTGGCGGTGGCCTTGGAGATGGCCATCAGCAGGCGCAGGTCGCGCGCCGTGGGCTGGCGCCGGGCGATGATGGAGGACAGCTCGCGGTCGGTCTCCACCTCCATCGCGTTCACGCGCACCTCGATCTCGGCCACCTGGTCGGCGGCTTCCACGCTGAGGTGGGACAGGGCGTGGATGGCCTGGCGGATCTGCGACTCGACCAGCCCGCCCAGCTCCATGACGCGGGACGAGACGCCGTTGAGCTCGCTGTCGAACTGGGCGGAGAGGTGTTTGTCGGGCATGGTTTCACTCCATCAGCCGAAGCGGCCTGTGATGTAGTCCTCGGTTTCCTTGCGCTTGGGCTTGAAGAACAGCTGCTCGGTCTCGCCCACCTCGACCAGGTCGCCCAGGTACATGTAGGCGGTGTAGTCGCTGCAGCGCGCCGCCTGCTGCATGTTGTGGGTGACGATGACCACGGTGTAGTCGGCCTTCAGCTCGGCGATCAGCTCCTCGATCTTGGCCGTGGAGATCGGGTCCAGCGCCGAGCAGGGCTCGTCCAGCAGCAGCACCTCGGGCTTGATGGCGATGCCGCGCGCGATGCACAGGCGCTGCTGCTGCCCGCCCGACAGGCTGGCGCCGCTCTGGCCCATCTTGTCGCGCACCTCGGCCCACAGGGCCGCCTTGCGCAGCGCCCACTCGACCCGCTCGTCCATGTCGGTGGCGCTGAGGTTCTCGAACAGCCGCACGCCGAAGGCGATGTTGTCGTAGATCGACATGGGGAACGGCGTGGGCTTCTGGAACACCATGCCGACCTTGGCGCGGATCAGCGCCACGTCCTGCTTGCTGGTCAGCAGGTTCTCGCCGTCCAGGATGATCTCGCCCTCGGCGCGCTGTTCGGGGTACAGCTCGAACATGCGGTTGAAGGTGCGCAGCAGGGTCGACTTGCCGCAGCCCGAGGGCCCGATGAAGGCCGTGACCTTCTTCTCCGGGATCTCCAGGTTGATGCCCTTGAGCGCGTGGAATTTGCCGTAGTAGAAGTTCAGGTCGCGCACCGAGATCTTGGTCGCGGCGTCCTGCGCGGTGAGGGTGGTCATGGGGGCGTTCACAGTTTGCTGCGCGTAAGCACGCGCGCCAGGATGTTCAGGCCCAGCACGGCGGCGGTGATGAGGAACACGCCTGCCCAGGCCAGCTGCTGCCAGTTCTCGTAGGGGCTCATGGCGAACTTGAAGATGGTGACCGGCAGGCTGGCCATGGGCTCGGACAGGCTGGACGTCCAGAACTGGTTGTTCAGGGCGGTGAACAGCAGCGGCGCCGTCTCGCCGGAGATGCGCGCCACGGCCAGCAGCACGCCCGTGACCACGCCGGCCCGCGCGGCCTTGAGGGTGATGCTCAGGATCACCTTCCACTTGGGCGCGCCCAGGGCGTAGGCCGCTTCGCGCAGGCCCGACGGCACCAGCATCAGCATGTTCTCGGTGGTGCGGATCACCACCGGCACCACGATCAGCGCCAGCGCGGCGGCCCCCGCCCAGCCGGAGAACTGCTTGAAGCGCGCCACCACGACCGCGTAGACGAACAGGCCGATCACGATGGACGGCGCCGACAGCAGGATGTCGTTGACGAAGCGGGTGGTCTGGCCCAGCCAGCCCTTGACGTCGTACTCGGCCAGGTAGATGCCGGCCAGGATGCCGACCGGCGTGGCGACGAAGGTGGCCAGCGCCACCATCAGCACCGAGCCGAAGATGGCGTTGGCGATGCCGCCCACCTCGTTGGGCGGAGGCGTCATCTGGGTCAGGGTGGACCAGGCCAGGCCGCCGACGCCCAGGCGCACGGTCTCGATCAGGATCCAGATCAGCCAGAACACGCCGAACACCATGGCCGCGAGCGACAGCGTCAGCGCGATCCTGTTGACGCGCTTGCGGCGGGCGAACATGGCCTCGCGCACGCGGGCCTGGTCGGCGGCGCGGATCAGCGCCTGCGAGGTCGTGGCGTTGCCCGTGTTCATGACTTGGCGCCCTCGTTCCTGCGCAGGCGCGACAGCAGCAGCTTGGACAGCGCCAGCACCACGAAGGTGATGAAGAACAGCACCAGGCCCAGGTAGATCAGCGCCGACTGGTGCAGGCCGCTGGCCGCCTCGGCGAACTCGTTGGCCAGGGCCGAGGTGATGCTGTTGGCGGGCGCGAACAGGCTGAGCGAGTCGAGCTGGTTGAAGTTGCCGATGACGAAGGTCACGGCCATGGTCTCGCCCAGGGCGCGGCCCAGGCCCAGCATGATGCCCCCGATGACGCCTCCCTTGGTGTAGGGCAGCACCACCCCCCACACCACCTCCCAGGTGGTGGAGCCCAGCGCGTAGGCGGACTCCTTGAGCATGGGCGGCGTCACCTCGAACACGTCGCGCATCACGGCGGCGATGAAGGGGATGATCATGATGGCCAGGATGATCCCGGCCGCCAGGATGCCGATGCCCACCGGCGGGCCCGACACCAGCGCGCCCAGGTAGGGCACGCCGGCGAACAGCGCCTGCAGCGGCTGCTGCACCCAGGTCGCCAGGATGGGGCCGAACACCAGCAGGCCCCACATGCCGTAGACGATGGAGGGCACGGCGGCGAGCAGCTCGACGGCCGTCCCCAGGGGACGCTTGAGCCATGCCGGCGACAGCTCGGTGAGGAACACCGCGATGCCGAAGCTCACCGGCACGGCGATGACCAGCGCGATCAGCGAGGTCGCCAGCGTGCCGTAGATCATCACCAGGCCGCCGTACTCGTTGCTCACCGGGTCCCAGACGCTGCTGGTGAGGAAGCCCAGGCCGTACTTCTCGATCGCGGGCCAGGCACCCACCACCAGCGAACCCAGGATGGCCAGCAGCAGCCCCAGCGTCAGCAGGGCCGCGGCCTTGGCGGCCCAGCCGAACAGCCGGTCGGCCCAGGTGCCGCCGCGCACGCGGCGGCCCGGAGGGAGGGCGCGGCGTGAAGCCGCCGCCGGCAGTGCGACGATGTCGGGTTCAGGGCGGGCCATACCGGCCGGGAGTGTAGTGGACGCCATGGCCCCTCGAACGCGTGGTCCTTGCGCAGCTCAGCGGTAGGCGACGGCCTTGCCGGAACCGTCCTTGATCTGGGCGGCCCAGAGCTTCTCGACCGCGGCCGTCACGCTGTCGGGCATGGGCACGTAGTCCAGGTCCTCGGCGGTCTTGTCGCCGCTCTTGTAGGCCCATTCGAAGAACTTCAGCGTGGCCGCGGCCTGCTGCGGCTTGTCCTGCGCCTTGTGCATCAGGATGAAGGTGGCGCCGGTGATGGGCCAGCTCTGCGCGCCAAGCTGGTGGGTGAGGATCTGGTAGAAGCTCTTGGACCAGTCGGCGCCCGCGGCGGCGGCCTTGAAGGCCGTGTCGTCCGGGCTGACGAACTGGCCGGCCGCGTTCTGCAGCTGGGCGAAGTTCATCTTGTTCTGCTTGACGTAGGCGTACTCCACGTAGCCGATGGAGTTGGGCAGGCGGCCAACGAAGGCGGCCACGCCCTCGTTGCCCTTGCCGCCGGCGCCGGTCGGCCAGTTGACCGCCGTGCCCTCGCCCACCTTGGCCTTCCACTCGGGGTTCACCTTGGACAGGTAGTTGGTGAAGATGAAGGTGGTGCCCGAACCGTCGGCGCGGCGCACCGGCGCGATGGCCGCGTCCGGCAGGTTCAGCGAGGGGTTGAGCGCCTTGATCGCTGCATCGTTCCACTTGGTGATCTTGCCCAGGTAGATGTCGCCCAGCACCTGGCCGTTCAGGCGCAGCTGACCGGGGTTGATGCCCTTGATGTTGACCACCGGCACCACGCCGCCGATCACGGTGGGGAACTGCACCAGGCCCTTCTTGGCCAGTTCATCGTCTTGCAAGGGGGCGTCGGAGGCGCCGAAGTCCACCGTCTTGGCCTCGATCTGCCGCAGGCCGGCGCCCGAGCCCACCGACTGGTAGTTGATGCGCACGCCGGTGGCCTTGTTGTAGTCGGAGGCCCACTTGGCGTACAGCGGCGCCGGGAAGCTGGCGCCCGCGCCGGTCACTTCCTGGGCCAGGGCCGCGCCGGCCAAGCCCAGGGACGCCAAGCCGAAGGCGGCGATACGGAGGGTGGTGTTCATGCGGAATCCTCTCTCGAAGGTTGGGAAGGAAGACAGGCGGACTGTAGGAAGCTTGCGTGACAGTTCCGTGACAGTCCCCGCAAGTCCGGCCGCATCGCAGGGTCGCGTCATGGATCCGTCACCAGGCCGTCATGGACGCTGGCTACGCTGCCCGGCCATACCAACCCTGGAGGACCTGCATGACTTTCCGCCGCACCCTTGCCGCCGTTCCCCTGCTGGTGCTGCTGGCCGCCTGCGCCACCAAGCCCGTGCCGGTGTCGGTGGCCGACACCATCGCCCGCGAGCCGCAGCTGAGCGTGCTCAGCAGCCTGGTCCAGAAGTCCGGCGTGGCCGACATGCTGAAGTCGGGCGGGCCCTACACCGTGTTCGCACCCACCGACGAGGCCTTCAAGGCCGTGCCCGCCAAGACCCTGGACGAGCTGGCGCAGAACCCGGCACGCCTGCGCGAGGTGCTGAGCTACCACGTGGTGCCGGCCAAGGTCATGGCAGCCGATGTCAAGACCGGCAGCACCAAGTCGGCCCAGGGCGCCAACCTGGCGCTGGGCAAGGCCGGCGAGTTCGTCACCGTGGAGGACGCCATGGTCCAGCAGGCCGACATCGCCGCCACCAACGGCGTGGTGCACACGGTGGACCGCGTGCTGATGCCGCCGGTGCGGCGTTGAAGCGGCGCGGTTTCGCCCGGGCCGTGGCGGCCGGCGTGGCCGTGGCCGCCCTGCCCGGCGTGGCGCAGCCGGGGCGCGGCACCGGGGCCGCCCGGGCGACCTTCGTCACCCAGTCCATGCTGACCGTGGACGACCGCGTGATCGGCTGAGGCATGCATGCGGCCACGGCGGCCGCACCGGCTGCTATGCTGGCCGAACCCCTGCGGGCCTGCCGATGCACCACGGAACCCTTCTTGCCGCCGTCGATCTCGGCTCCAACAGCTTCCGCCTGGAGATCGGCCGCTACGAGCACGGGCAGATCCACCGCACCGAGTACCTCAAGGAAACGGTGCGCCAGGGCGGCGGGCTGGACGAGGCCCGCAACCTCACGCCCGAGGCCATGCACCGCGGCTGGGACTGCCTGGCCCGCTTCGGCGAGCGGCTGGCCGGCTTCGGCCCGGCCCAGGTACGCGCGGTGGCGACGCAGACCCTGCGCGAGGCGCGCAACCGCGACGAGTTCCTGGCGCGCGCGCGAGAGGTGCTGGGCTTTCCCATCGACGTCATCTCCGGCCGCGAGGAAGCGCGGCTGATCTACCAGGGCGTGGCCCACCTGCTGCCGCAGTCCGACGAGCGCCGGCTGGTGGTGGACATCGGCGGACGCTCGACCGAGCTGATCCTGGGCCAGCGCTTCGATACCCGCACCACGGAGAGCTACCGCGTCGGCAGCGTGGCCTGGTCGCTGCGCTACTTCGCCGACGGGGAGTTCACGGCGCAAGCGTTCCGCCGGGCCGAGGTGGCGGCCCAGGCGGTGCTGGAGGAGGCCCTGAGCCTGTACCCGCGCGGCGCCTGGGACCAGGCCTACGGCTCGTCCGGCACCATCGGCGCCGTGGCGGACGTGCTGGCCGCGGCCGGCCGCGGCCAGCACGGCGTCACGCGCGAAGGCCTGGACTGGCTGCTGGAGCGGTTGCTGGAGGCACGCCGGGCCGACCGGCTGCGGCTGGACGGCCTGAAGGACGAGCGGCGGCCGGTGATCGGCGGCGGCGTCAGCGTGCTGCGCGCCGTGTTCGACCTGCTGGGCATCGACCGGATGCAGCCGGCGCAGGGCGCCCTGCGCCATGGCGTGCTGTACGACCTGGTGGACCGCGGGCATGGCGATACCGACCTGCGCTCGCTCACGGTGCAGCGCCTGGCCGCCAAGTTCGGGGCCGACGCGGACCAGGCCCGGCGGGTCGGCCAGGCCGCCGGGCAGCTGCTGGGGCAGCTGCGCGCGGCCGATGCCCCCGAAGCACGGGACCGGCTACAGCGCAAGCTCGGCTGGGCCGCGCAGCTGCACGAGATCGGCAGCCACATCTCGCACAGCGACTGCCACAAGCACGGCGCCTACATCCTGGACAACGCCGACGCGCCGGGCTTCGCCCAGCCCGA is from Ramlibacter tataouinensis TTB310 and encodes:
- a CDS encoding MATE family efflux transporter, with product MEVPEPGRRAAPELRVIAQHAGTVFVGQVAVMAFGVTDTLVAGRFSSEALAALSVGSAVYISVFVALMGVIQAQLPVWAELRGAGRQAEVGRSVRQALYLAAVAMALGVLALTSPAALLRVVEVPPALQGEVRRYLAILAAALPPALLFRMYSTLNQSLGKPLLVTWLQIGSLGVKVPLSVWLVFGGLGLPPLGLAGCAWATLVVNYLMLALAVWMLRHQPMYRPYRIWQPVERPDWRAIRGFARLGIPTGLAIMVEVTSFTLMALFIARMGTVASASHQIAASLTALLYMMPLSLGIAASARVSFWLGAGEARRARQALRLGFGLALGLAALSATAVALAQQPLARLYAGPNPPVVALAAGLLLWVAAYHAADAVQAVSVFILRSYGVAVSPLVVYCLLLWGVGLGGGYLLAYRGLGPLRPWASPAAFWAAGATALALTALAFTGLLWRAVRSRPGA
- the pstC gene encoding phosphate ABC transporter permease subunit PstC, with amino-acid sequence MASTTLPAGMARPEPDIVALPAAASRRALPPGRRVRGGTWADRLFGWAAKAAALLTLGLLLAILGSLVVGAWPAIEKYGLGFLTSSVWDPVSNEYGGLVMIYGTLATSLIALVIAVPVSFGIAVFLTELSPAWLKRPLGTAVELLAAVPSIVYGMWGLLVFGPILATWVQQPLQALFAGVPYLGALVSGPPVGIGILAAGIILAIMIIPFIAAVMRDVFEVTPPMLKESAYALGSTTWEVVWGVVLPYTKGGVIGGIMLGLGRALGETMAVTFVIGNFNQLDSLSLFAPANSITSALANEFAEAASGLHQSALIYLGLVLFFITFVVLALSKLLLSRLRRNEGAKS
- the phoB gene encoding phosphate regulon transcriptional regulator PhoB → MKNQPRVLIVEDEPAIAELIAVNLRHNGFQPVWAEDGAAAQREMDAALPDAILLDWMLPGQSGLALARKWRGDARTKAVPILMLTARGDEPDRVAGLDAGADDYITKPFSTQELLARIRAVLRRRAPEQASETVTVGALSLDVATHRVHWQGQPLKVGPTEFKLLGHLMKHPERVHSRAQLLDKVWGDHVFIEERTVDVHVKRLREALGAAGAMVETVRGAGYRLTAQPQQASRAA
- the pstA gene encoding phosphate ABC transporter permease PstA, with translation MNTGNATTSQALIRAADQARVREAMFARRKRVNRIALTLSLAAMVFGVFWLIWILIETVRLGVGGLAWSTLTQMTPPPNEVGGIANAIFGSVLMVALATFVATPVGILAGIYLAEYDVKGWLGQTTRFVNDILLSAPSIVIGLFVYAVVVARFKQFSGWAGAAALALIVVPVVIRTTENMLMLVPSGLREAAYALGAPKWKVILSITLKAARAGVVTGVLLAVARISGETAPLLFTALNNQFWTSSLSEPMASLPVTIFKFAMSPYENWQQLAWAGVFLITAAVLGLNILARVLTRSKL
- the pstS gene encoding phosphate ABC transporter substrate-binding protein PstS; the encoded protein is MNTTLRIAAFGLASLGLAGAALAQEVTGAGASFPAPLYAKWASDYNKATGVRINYQSVGSGAGLRQIEAKTVDFGASDAPLQDDELAKKGLVQFPTVIGGVVPVVNIKGINPGQLRLNGQVLGDIYLGKITKWNDAAIKALNPSLNLPDAAIAPVRRADGSGTTFIFTNYLSKVNPEWKAKVGEGTAVNWPTGAGGKGNEGVAAFVGRLPNSIGYVEYAYVKQNKMNFAQLQNAAGQFVSPDDTAFKAAAAGADWSKSFYQILTHQLGAQSWPITGATFILMHKAQDKPQQAAATLKFFEWAYKSGDKTAEDLDYVPMPDSVTAAVEKLWAAQIKDGSGKAVAYR
- the phoR gene encoding phosphate regulon sensor histidine kinase PhoR; amino-acid sequence: MAWRLTSFLLCQLAAGVLGWWLARAGGAAAGVAAGGLAWLVLDLARGERVLRWLRHLDAGQAPTLHGLWGEVADRARRALRSREQQAQDAQQRLQDILAAIQASPNGVVLLDAAGRIEWCNQTAASHFGIDAQRDLMQLVGNLVREPSFVAYYAGGDYRHEIVIPARSGTAGRPARVSVQLHPYGQGRKLLLSRDVTAVEQAEAMRRDFVANVSHEIRTPLTVLTGFIETLQTLPLEQADRTRYLGLMGQQGARMQTLVNDLLTLSRLEGSPAPGAGEWTPVGALTAQCEQEGRALAQVLGKSHELRFDPAPEVEVAGAQAELLSAMSNLVSNAVRYTPAGGAIHVQWRLLADGGAEFAVRDTGPGVAPEHIPRLTERFYRVDRSRSRETGGTGLGLAIVKHVVQRHGGELRIASAPGAGSTFAIQLPASRLRPAVRPPAETARPATAGR
- the phoU gene encoding phosphate signaling complex protein PhoU is translated as MPDKHLSAQFDSELNGVSSRVMELGGLVESQIRQAIHALSHLSVEAADQVAEIEVRVNAMEVETDRELSSIIARRQPTARDLRLLMAISKATANLERVGDETTKIARMVKSIIASGSARALPSSELRVAADMASALLRKALDAFARLDVTTAVAILKEDDAIDREFDGFVRKLITYMMEDPRTISASLDLLFLAKAIERIGDHAKNIAELIIYVVKGADVRHTSLAQIESAIK
- the pstB gene encoding phosphate ABC transporter ATP-binding protein PstB — translated: MTTLTAQDAATKISVRDLNFYYGKFHALKGINLEIPEKKVTAFIGPSGCGKSTLLRTFNRMFELYPEQRAEGEIILDGENLLTSKQDVALIRAKVGMVFQKPTPFPMSIYDNIAFGVRLFENLSATDMDERVEWALRKAALWAEVRDKMGQSGASLSGGQQQRLCIARGIAIKPEVLLLDEPCSALDPISTAKIEELIAELKADYTVVIVTHNMQQAARCSDYTAYMYLGDLVEVGETEQLFFKPKRKETEDYITGRFG
- a CDS encoding fasciclin domain-containing protein, with protein sequence MTFRRTLAAVPLLVLLAACATKPVPVSVADTIAREPQLSVLSSLVQKSGVADMLKSGGPYTVFAPTDEAFKAVPAKTLDELAQNPARLREVLSYHVVPAKVMAADVKTGSTKSAQGANLALGKAGEFVTVEDAMVQQADIAATNGVVHTVDRVLMPPVRR
- the ppx gene encoding exopolyphosphatase; this translates as MHHGTLLAAVDLGSNSFRLEIGRYEHGQIHRTEYLKETVRQGGGLDEARNLTPEAMHRGWDCLARFGERLAGFGPAQVRAVATQTLREARNRDEFLARAREVLGFPIDVISGREEARLIYQGVAHLLPQSDERRLVVDIGGRSTELILGQRFDTRTTESYRVGSVAWSLRYFADGEFTAQAFRRAEVAAQAVLEEALSLYPRGAWDQAYGSSGTIGAVADVLAAAGRGQHGVTREGLDWLLERLLEARRADRLRLDGLKDERRPVIGGGVSVLRAVFDLLGIDRMQPAQGALRHGVLYDLVDRGHGDTDLRSLTVQRLAAKFGADADQARRVGQAAGQLLGQLRAADAPEARDRLQRKLGWAAQLHEIGSHISHSDCHKHGAYILDNADAPGFAQPELHRLGLLVLGHRGKLRKLEGELDDEVFVHQLLCLRLAVILCHARRDPDLRGLELRAAGRRFVLAVRPDWPEAFPQSAHLLREEVLAWQKTAWALAWA